The Oxalobacteraceae bacterium OTU3CINTB1 genome includes a window with the following:
- the phaR gene encoding polyhydroxyalkanoate synthesis repressor PhaR translates to MSSAKKNAERLIKKYPNRRLYDTQTSSYITLTDVKQLVLDNEEFTVVDAKSNEDLSRSILLQIILEEEASGAPMFSSDVLAQIIRFYGHAMQGMMGSYLEKNVQAFTDIQRKFTGTTVGGLEGKPFSPEMWTQFMNVQGPMMQGMMNNYIDQSKSLFVQMQEQMQNQSKNIFGTFPFVPGVPGVPPTDKK, encoded by the coding sequence ATGAGTAGTGCGAAAAAAAATGCTGAACGCTTGATCAAGAAGTACCCGAATCGCCGTCTGTACGATACGCAGACCAGTTCGTACATCACGCTGACGGACGTCAAGCAGCTGGTGCTGGACAACGAGGAATTCACGGTCGTCGATGCCAAGAGCAACGAGGACTTGAGCCGCAGCATCCTGCTGCAGATTATTCTGGAAGAAGAGGCGAGTGGCGCGCCGATGTTCTCCAGCGACGTGCTGGCGCAGATCATCCGCTTCTACGGCCACGCCATGCAGGGCATGATGGGTTCCTATCTGGAGAAGAACGTGCAGGCGTTCACCGACATCCAGCGCAAATTCACCGGCACCACGGTCGGCGGCCTCGAAGGCAAGCCCTTCAGCCCGGAGATGTGGACCCAGTTCATGAACGTCCAGGGCCCGATGATGCAGGGCATGATGAACAACTACATCGACCAGAGCAAGAGCTTGTTCGTGCAGATGCAGGAGCAGATGCAGAATCAGAGTAAGAATATCTTTGGCACGTTCCCCTTCGTGCCGGGTGTCCCGGGCGTTCCGCCGACGGACAAGAAGTAA
- the phaC gene encoding class I poly(R)-hydroxyalkanoic acid synthase — protein sequence MNVPDPQAIANAWMSQMSDPSQWQSWFSKLPAPDANPLAAIMQDAGATVQPQAMEQLKNQYLHDFGVLWQDFLSGKTPALQDRRFSSPAWQGNPMSSFNAASYLLNAKFLTAMVDTVETNRHQKQKIRFAVQQIVDAMSPANFLATNPEAQEMLIETKGESLTKGLANMLADMNKGHISLSDESAFEVGRNLAMTPGTVIYENPLFQLIQYTPASATVHQRPLLMVPPCINKFYILDLQPENSLVRYAVEQGNTVFMISWVNADKSLESTTWDDYIEKGVLEAIRVTREVSGQDKLNLFGFCIGGTLVSTALSVLAARGDNPAASLTLLTSLLDFSDTGVLDVFIDETQVSMREQQIKEGGLMLGRDLASTFSSLRPNDLVWNYVQSNYLKGNEPPPFDLLYWNSDSTNLPGPMFCYYLRNMYLENRLREPGKLKVGSATVDLSAIDAPVFVYGSREDHIVPWTSAFESMNLLNPGKPKANRFVLGASGHIAGVINSPAKNKRSYWINDKPVGRAVAKPHDPEAWMAGATETKGSWWPEWAAFLAEHGGKDVKPKAKPGNATYQAIEAAPGRYVKAKG from the coding sequence ATGAATGTGCCCGATCCTCAAGCCATTGCCAACGCCTGGATGTCGCAGATGAGCGACCCATCGCAGTGGCAATCCTGGTTCAGCAAGCTCCCCGCCCCCGACGCCAATCCGCTGGCCGCTATCATGCAGGACGCCGGCGCCACCGTGCAACCCCAGGCGATGGAACAGCTGAAGAACCAATATCTGCATGACTTCGGCGTGTTGTGGCAAGATTTTTTGTCCGGCAAAACCCCGGCGTTGCAAGACCGCCGGTTCAGTTCGCCCGCCTGGCAGGGCAATCCGATGTCGTCGTTTAATGCGGCATCATACCTGCTCAACGCCAAATTCCTGACCGCCATGGTCGATACCGTCGAGACCAACCGCCATCAAAAGCAGAAGATCCGTTTCGCCGTGCAGCAGATCGTCGACGCCATGTCGCCGGCCAATTTCCTCGCCACCAATCCGGAAGCGCAGGAAATGCTGATCGAAACCAAGGGCGAGAGCCTGACCAAGGGCCTTGCCAACATGCTGGCCGACATGAACAAGGGCCATATTTCGCTGTCCGACGAATCGGCCTTCGAGGTCGGCCGCAACCTGGCGATGACGCCGGGCACGGTGATCTACGAGAACCCGCTGTTCCAGCTGATCCAGTACACGCCCGCCTCGGCGACCGTGCACCAGCGGCCGCTGCTCATGGTGCCGCCGTGCATCAACAAGTTCTACATCCTCGACCTGCAGCCGGAAAACTCGCTGGTGCGTTACGCGGTGGAGCAGGGCAACACCGTGTTCATGATTTCCTGGGTCAACGCCGACAAGTCGCTGGAATCCACCACCTGGGACGATTACATCGAAAAAGGCGTGCTCGAAGCGATCCGCGTGACGCGCGAGGTCAGCGGGCAGGATAAGCTGAACCTGTTCGGTTTTTGCATCGGCGGCACGCTGGTGTCGACGGCGCTGTCGGTGCTGGCCGCGCGCGGCGACAATCCGGCCGCCAGCCTGACCTTGTTGACGTCGCTGCTGGACTTCAGCGACACCGGCGTGCTCGACGTCTTCATCGACGAGACCCAGGTGTCGATGCGCGAGCAGCAAATCAAGGAGGGCGGCCTGATGCTGGGCCGCGACCTGGCCAGCACGTTCTCGAGCCTGCGTCCGAACGATCTGGTGTGGAATTATGTGCAGTCGAATTATTTGAAGGGTAACGAGCCGCCGCCGTTCGACCTGCTGTACTGGAACTCCGACAGCACCAATCTGCCAGGCCCGATGTTTTGCTATTACCTGCGCAATATGTACCTGGAGAACCGCCTGCGCGAGCCCGGCAAGCTCAAGGTGGGTAGCGCCACGGTCGACCTGTCCGCGATCGATGCGCCGGTGTTCGTCTACGGTTCGCGCGAGGACCATATCGTGCCGTGGACGTCGGCGTTCGAGTCGATGAACCTGCTCAACCCGGGCAAGCCCAAGGCCAACCGCTTCGTGCTGGGCGCCTCCGGCCACATCGCCGGCGTGATCAATTCGCCGGCCAAGAACAAGCGCAGCTACTGGATCAACGACAAGCCGGTCGGCCGCGCGGTCGCCAAACCGCACGATCCAGAGGCGTGGATGGCGGGCGCGACCGAGACGAAGGGCAGCTGGTGGCCGGAATGGGCCGCCTTCCTCGCAGAGCACGGCGGCAAGGACGTCAAGCCCAAGGCCAAGCCGGGCAACGCCACTTATCAAGCCATCGAGGCGGCGCCGGGACGCTACGTCAAGGCCAAGGGTTGA
- the pgeF gene encoding peptidoglycan editing factor PgeF: protein MNAIHQQWLMPKWPGLPANVGTLSTTRRGGVSPPPYDDGMGQGGMNLGTHVGDQPHNVARNREILRAMLPSDPAWLTQVHGTAVVDLATLAPQQVPEADASVSNVPGKVCAIMTADCLPVLLCDAEGKVVGAAHGGWRGLVSGVLENTVESMRAAGAGEMMAWMGPAIGAYQFEVGPDVMQAFLNGALDDSGVRHVTAAFSPIEGKPGKYLGDLYALARYLLHRAGVMQVHGGEYCTVSNSGRFYSYRRDGVTGRQASLIWLK from the coding sequence TTGAACGCAATCCATCAGCAATGGTTGATGCCGAAATGGCCGGGCCTGCCCGCCAACGTCGGCACCTTGTCGACCACGCGGCGTGGCGGCGTCAGCCCGCCGCCATATGACGACGGCATGGGGCAGGGCGGCATGAACCTGGGCACCCATGTCGGCGACCAGCCGCACAACGTCGCGCGCAACCGGGAAATCCTGCGCGCGATGCTGCCGTCCGATCCGGCCTGGCTCACGCAGGTGCACGGCACCGCCGTGGTCGATCTGGCTACGCTGGCGCCGCAGCAGGTGCCCGAGGCAGACGCCAGCGTCAGCAACGTGCCCGGCAAGGTGTGCGCCATCATGACGGCCGATTGTCTGCCGGTGCTGCTGTGCGACGCCGAGGGAAAGGTGGTCGGCGCCGCCCATGGCGGCTGGCGCGGCCTGGTCTCCGGCGTGCTGGAAAATACGGTCGAGTCGATGCGCGCGGCCGGCGCCGGCGAAATGATGGCGTGGATGGGGCCGGCAATCGGCGCCTACCAGTTCGAGGTCGGTCCGGACGTGATGCAGGCCTTCCTCAACGGCGCGCTGGACGACTCCGGCGTGCGCCATGTGACGGCGGCGTTTTCTCCCATCGAGGGCAAGCCGGGCAAGTATCTGGGCGACCTCTACGCGCTGGCGCGCTACCTGCTGCACCGGGCCGGCGTCATGCAGGTGCATGGCGGCGAGTACTGCACCGTCTCCAATTCGGGCCGGTTCTATTCCTATCGGCGCGATGGCGTCACGGGCCGTCAGGCCTCTTTGATCTGGCTCAAATGA
- a CDS encoding RluA family pseudouridine synthase, translated as MAESSSDHESDADLPAELEVQDGDYGDDDDGLAPIELELTPEACGQRLDKVISRLVPQFSRGRLQMWIDDGFVTVDGKVAKSNKDTVYGDEKIVILPQPAPEDEAFKPEAMELNIVYEDEHLIVINKPAGLVVHPGAGNWSGTLLNGLLHHCPQLAGVPRAGIVHRLDKDTSGLMVVGKTLPAQTDLVRQLAARTVKREYFALVWGTPRVSGTIDASMGRHPKDRIKMAVSNNFSAKPAITHYALLASGDLDRRPVSLMQCRLETGRTHQIRVHMMSIGFSLVGDVMYGKQHLASVFPRQALQARRLGLVHPATGEQCEWLVPLAEDFAELIAKAGIEEPEQI; from the coding sequence TTGGCCGAATCCTCCTCCGATCATGAATCCGACGCCGACCTGCCCGCAGAGCTCGAAGTCCAGGATGGCGACTACGGCGACGACGATGACGGCCTGGCTCCGATCGAACTGGAACTGACCCCGGAAGCGTGCGGCCAGCGCCTGGACAAAGTCATTTCCAGGCTGGTGCCGCAGTTTTCGCGCGGCCGCCTGCAAATGTGGATCGACGACGGCTTCGTCACGGTCGACGGCAAAGTAGCCAAAAGCAACAAGGACACGGTCTACGGCGACGAGAAGATCGTCATTCTGCCCCAACCGGCGCCGGAAGACGAGGCTTTTAAACCGGAAGCGATGGAACTTAACATCGTTTATGAAGATGAGCACCTGATCGTCATCAACAAACCGGCCGGCCTGGTGGTCCATCCGGGCGCCGGCAACTGGTCCGGCACGCTGCTCAACGGCCTGCTGCACCACTGCCCGCAACTGGCCGGCGTGCCGCGCGCCGGCATCGTCCACCGCCTCGACAAGGACACCAGCGGCCTGATGGTGGTGGGCAAGACGCTGCCGGCGCAGACCGATCTGGTGCGCCAGCTGGCCGCGCGCACCGTCAAGCGCGAGTATTTCGCTTTGGTGTGGGGCACGCCGCGCGTTAGCGGTACTATTGACGCATCGATGGGGCGCCACCCGAAGGACCGCATCAAGATGGCGGTCTCGAACAACTTCTCCGCCAAGCCGGCCATTACGCACTACGCGTTGCTGGCCAGCGGCGATCTGGACCGTCGCCCCGTCAGTCTGATGCAGTGCCGCCTGGAGACGGGCCGCACGCACCAGATCCGCGTCCACATGATGTCGATCGGTTTTTCGCTGGTCGGCGATGTGATGTATGGCAAGCAGCATCTGGCCAGTGTCTTCCCGCGTCAGGCCTTGCAGGCCCGGCGCTTGGGCCTGGTGCACCCGGCCACGGGCGAGCAGTGCGAGTGGCTGGTGCCGCTTGCCGAGGATTTCGCCGAGCTGATCGCCAAGGCCGGCATTGAGGAACCGGAACAAATTTGA
- a CDS encoding outer membrane protein assembly factor BamD: MQKKLSVVAATLVLLSLSACGIFSDKVDETKGWTASKLYSEATEELEGAHYERAIQLYERLESSYPFGTYAQQAQMQIAYAYYKAQDQAQALAAVERFIKLHPNHNNVDYMYYLRGLINFNDQIGFLNFIYAQDTTERDPKATREAYAAFKQLVDKFPNSKYTPDALDRMRYLTNAMASYEVHVARYYYRRGAYLAAANRAMGIMSDYRDSPAIEEALFIMIRSYDKLGMTELRDDTMRVFKLNYPTSTFLDEGKKAERHWWKLWN; the protein is encoded by the coding sequence ATGCAAAAAAAATTATCGGTAGTCGCAGCAACGTTGGTTCTGCTTAGTTTGTCCGCTTGCGGCATTTTCTCGGATAAAGTTGACGAGACAAAAGGTTGGACAGCTTCGAAATTATACTCGGAGGCGACTGAAGAACTGGAAGGTGCCCACTACGAGCGCGCGATTCAGCTGTACGAGCGCCTGGAATCGAGCTATCCGTTCGGTACCTACGCCCAACAGGCGCAGATGCAGATCGCCTACGCCTACTACAAGGCGCAAGACCAGGCGCAAGCGCTGGCGGCCGTGGAGCGCTTCATCAAGCTGCACCCGAACCACAACAATGTCGACTACATGTACTACCTGCGCGGGCTGATCAACTTCAACGACCAGATCGGCTTCCTGAACTTCATCTACGCCCAGGACACGACCGAGCGCGACCCGAAGGCGACGCGCGAAGCCTACGCGGCGTTCAAGCAGCTGGTGGATAAGTTCCCGAACAGCAAGTATACCCCGGACGCGCTGGACCGCATGCGCTATCTGACCAACGCCATGGCGTCGTACGAGGTGCACGTGGCGCGCTACTACTACCGTCGCGGCGCCTACCTGGCAGCGGCCAACCGCGCCATGGGCATCATGAGCGACTACCGCGACTCGCCGGCGATCGAAGAGGCGCTGTTCATCATGATCCGCAGCTACGACAAGCTGGGCATGACGGAATTGCGCGACGATACCATGCGCGTGTTCAAGCTGAACTATCCAACCAGCACCTTCCTCGACGAAGGCAAAAAGGCCGAACGTCACTGGTGGAAACTCTGGAATTAA
- the yaaA gene encoding peroxide stress protein YaaA: MLIVLSPAKSLDLETPPTTKLHSQPAFLDHSAQLIARLREFSPVQIGELMDLSDNLSALNVARYASWTHDTAEGRQAVMAFNGDVYGGLEARTLTPKQLDYAQSHIRILSGLYGMLRPLDLIHPHRLEMGTRLSNPRGKNLYDFWADTITKALNQTAGEQGAESLVNLASEEYFKSVKPKLLDVPVITPQFEDWKNGKYKIISFYAKRARGLMARYAAVKGITDPQKLKKFDVDGYAFDKKDSTDGTWIFRRKVAA; encoded by the coding sequence ATGCTGATAGTGCTTTCCCCCGCCAAAAGTCTCGACCTGGAGACGCCCCCGACCACCAAGCTGCACTCCCAACCCGCTTTCCTCGACCACTCGGCGCAACTGATCGCGCGCCTGCGCGAATTTTCGCCGGTGCAGATCGGCGAGCTAATGGATCTGTCCGACAACCTGTCGGCGCTCAACGTTGCCCGCTACGCATCGTGGACGCACGACACCGCCGAGGGCCGCCAGGCCGTCATGGCCTTCAACGGCGACGTCTACGGCGGCCTGGAGGCGCGCACCTTGACTCCCAAGCAGCTGGACTACGCGCAATCGCATATCCGCATCCTGTCCGGCCTGTACGGCATGCTGCGTCCGCTCGACCTGATCCATCCGCACCGGCTCGAGATGGGCACGCGCCTGAGCAACCCGCGCGGCAAGAACCTGTACGACTTTTGGGCCGACACCATCACCAAGGCGCTCAACCAGACCGCCGGCGAGCAGGGCGCCGAGAGCCTGGTCAACCTGGCGTCCGAGGAATACTTCAAATCGGTCAAGCCAAAACTGCTCGACGTGCCGGTGATCACGCCGCAGTTCGAGGACTGGAAAAACGGCAAGTATAAAATCATTTCCTTCTACGCCAAGCGGGCGCGCGGGCTGATGGCGCGCTACGCCGCCGTCAAAGGCATCACCGATCCGCAGAAGCTGAAGAAATTCGATGTCGACGGTTATGCGTTCGACAAGAAGGATTCGACCGACGGCACCTGGATTTTCCGCCGCAAGGTCGCCGCGTAA
- a CDS encoding putative toxin-antitoxin system toxin component, PIN family yields MIPVPPNSAPARIVIDTNVCLDLFVFKDPRWADLLAALESGAVEAVTRADCRDEYNIVLHYSHLPLDEASRPLAAARFDALIKVVAPAESGIRLPVCTDKDDQKFLEVARDAGAEVLITKDKALLKLARRLAKAGMFKVVVPEAWRLER; encoded by the coding sequence ATGATACCTGTTCCACCAAATTCCGCACCGGCCCGCATCGTCATCGACACCAATGTCTGCCTCGACCTGTTCGTGTTCAAAGATCCGCGCTGGGCCGACCTGCTGGCCGCGCTCGAAAGCGGCGCGGTCGAGGCCGTCACGCGCGCCGATTGCCGCGACGAATACAACATCGTGCTGCATTATTCGCACTTGCCGCTCGACGAGGCCAGCCGGCCGCTGGCGGCGGCCCGCTTCGACGCGCTGATCAAGGTGGTCGCCCCGGCCGAGTCCGGTATTCGCCTGCCCGTCTGCACCGACAAGGACGATCAAAAGTTCCTCGAGGTGGCGCGCGACGCCGGCGCCGAGGTGCTCATCACCAAGGACAAGGCGCTGCTCAAACTGGCGCGCCGGCTGGCAAAGGCGGGCATGTTCAAGGTCGTGGTGCCGGAGGCGTGGCGACTCGAACGATAG
- a CDS encoding pyridoxal phosphate-dependent aminotransferase, producing MNSRNDLHTDIPLTPPLTSRLPAVGTTVFTRMSTLAAQSGAVNLGQGFPDFSCERSLLQAVNDAMLADFNQYPMMSGAPALRNAIAAKIAALYGHAYDVDTDITVTAGATQALTTAILCSVHPGDEVIVIEPVYDSYVPAINLAGGVAVGVQMEMATTGYTVPWAKVAAAVSGKTRMIVINTPHNPTGSVLRGADMHALADIVRGTNILILSDEVYEHMVYDGQRHESVCRHPELAARAFVVSSFGKTYHVTGWKLGYVAAPPGLTAEFRKVHQYNVFSVNTPMQHGVASYMADPAPYLTLPAFYQRKRDLFRDGLAGTRFELLPADGTYFQCVRYDKISTRTEAEFAEWLTTEIKVAAIPVSAFYQQGKESGIVRFCFAKKDETLALALERLAKV from the coding sequence ATGAATAGCCGCAACGATCTCCATACCGATATTCCGTTGACGCCGCCCCTGACCAGCCGCCTGCCGGCCGTCGGCACCACCGTTTTCACGCGCATGTCGACCCTGGCCGCGCAGTCCGGCGCCGTCAACCTGGGCCAGGGCTTCCCCGATTTTTCGTGCGAGCGCAGCCTGCTGCAAGCCGTCAACGACGCCATGCTGGCCGACTTCAACCAGTATCCGATGATGAGCGGCGCGCCGGCGTTGCGCAACGCCATCGCTGCCAAGATAGCGGCCCTGTACGGCCACGCATACGACGTCGACACCGACATCACCGTCACCGCCGGCGCCACGCAGGCGCTGACCACGGCCATCCTGTGCAGCGTGCATCCGGGCGACGAGGTGATCGTCATCGAGCCGGTGTACGACAGCTACGTGCCGGCGATCAATCTTGCCGGCGGCGTGGCCGTGGGCGTGCAGATGGAAATGGCCACGACCGGCTACACGGTGCCGTGGGCCAAGGTGGCCGCCGCCGTCAGCGGCAAGACGCGGATGATCGTTATCAACACGCCGCACAACCCGACCGGCAGCGTGCTGCGCGGCGCCGACATGCACGCGCTGGCCGACATCGTGCGCGGCACCAACATCCTGATCCTGTCGGACGAAGTCTACGAACACATGGTCTACGACGGCCAGCGCCACGAATCCGTGTGCCGCCACCCCGAGCTGGCCGCGCGCGCCTTCGTCGTCTCCAGCTTCGGCAAGACCTACCACGTCACCGGCTGGAAGCTGGGCTACGTGGCGGCGCCGCCGGGACTGACGGCCGAGTTCCGCAAGGTCCACCAGTACAACGTCTTCAGCGTCAACACGCCGATGCAGCATGGCGTGGCCAGCTACATGGCCGATCCGGCGCCCTACCTGACCTTGCCGGCGTTCTACCAGCGCAAGCGCGACCTGTTCCGCGACGGCCTGGCCGGCACCCGCTTCGAGCTGCTGCCGGCCGACGGCACCTATTTCCAGTGCGTGCGCTACGACAAGATCTCGACCCGGACCGAGGCCGAGTTCGCCGAGTGGCTCACCACCGAGATCAAGGTCGCGGCGATACCGGTGTCGGCGTTCTACCAGCAAGGCAAGGAGTCCGGCATCGTGCGCTTCTGCTTCGCCAAAAAAGACGAGACCTTGGCGCTCGCGCTGGAGCGGCTGGCCAAAGTATAA
- a CDS encoding HD domain-containing protein, translating into MADTKHLDLPGVASAALAPHPAPPSVLHQLNVSNRRLERLLQNLRNEHDAESELRDIAREVVRAVDLNPDIALACIFLCQIAGSYAVRHCIETAVVIVVMSRSLGKTDADTETLTAAALTMNVGMLRDHESFQNKHSLSKEEMAIVRRHPEDSADMLKCAGIEDEEWISCVLLHHENDEGSGYPAGVASPQVTFNAKLLSLADRYCAQVSARNYRRSVLPDQALRNLMDDKGSPVDPALALHFQRELGDFPPGCLVRLATGEVGVVSHRLAGGDELHIHCLRDATGQALPPAEQRLAAGDRRAIAEALSEDQAAIRFSMKQIWGPQASL; encoded by the coding sequence ATGGCCGATACCAAACACCTGGACCTGCCGGGCGTCGCCTCGGCGGCGCTGGCGCCCCACCCGGCGCCGCCGTCGGTGCTGCACCAGCTCAACGTGTCGAACCGGCGGCTGGAACGGCTGCTGCAAAACCTGCGCAACGAACACGACGCCGAAAGCGAGTTGCGCGACATCGCCCGCGAGGTGGTGCGCGCGGTCGATCTGAATCCCGACATCGCCCTCGCCTGCATTTTCCTGTGCCAGATCGCCGGCAGCTACGCGGTGCGCCATTGCATCGAGACGGCGGTGGTGATTGTCGTCATGTCGCGCAGCCTCGGCAAGACCGACGCCGACACCGAAACCCTCACGGCCGCCGCATTGACGATGAACGTCGGCATGCTGCGCGACCACGAGAGCTTCCAGAACAAGCACAGCCTGAGCAAGGAAGAGATGGCCATCGTGCGCCGCCATCCGGAGGACAGCGCCGATATGCTCAAGTGTGCGGGCATCGAGGACGAGGAATGGATTTCGTGCGTGCTGCTGCACCACGAAAACGATGAAGGCAGCGGCTATCCGGCCGGCGTCGCCAGTCCGCAGGTGACGTTCAACGCCAAGCTGCTCAGCCTGGCCGACCGCTATTGCGCGCAAGTGTCGGCGCGCAACTACCGGCGTTCGGTATTGCCCGACCAGGCGCTGCGCAATCTGATGGACGACAAGGGTTCGCCGGTCGATCCGGCGCTGGCCCTGCACTTCCAGCGCGAGCTGGGCGACTTCCCGCCCGGCTGCCTGGTGCGGCTGGCCACCGGCGAAGTCGGCGTCGTCAGCCACCGGTTGGCCGGCGGCGACGAATTGCACATCCACTGCCTGCGCGACGCCACCGGCCAGGCGCTGCCGCCGGCTGAGCAACGCCTGGCCGCCGGCGACCGCCGCGCCATCGCCGAGGCCCTCAGCGAGGACCAGGCCGCGATCCGCTTCAGCATGAAGCAGATCTGGGGCCCGCAGGCCAGCCTGTAA